The Luteolibacter sp. Y139 DNA window ACCGGACTATCGGGCGCGGTCGCACGCAAGGCCGCCACCTCCAGCTTGCCGATCTCAAACACGCCGCCCGTCGAAGGCCGCACCCGCAATACCCGGCCCTCGCGTTCCACTACGTAAAGGTCGCCATTCTCCGAAACCGCGATCTCCATCGGATCCTGCAGACCCTCCGCGACCGGTGGCGTAAGCTGGAGGTCGGTGGCAGCGCTTGCGGCCAAGGAGGACATCAGTCCACCCACAAGCCCGGTAAGGAGTCTTTTCATGATGCGAGGGCGCTCGCTGTCCGCAGTGACCGTGAAAATGAGGACGGCGAGGTGCCTTGAATTACCCCACGGGGCGCTTTCCGGTGACAATCCCCCTCATCGGTTACCAACAAGACCCGGATGGGTCGCAGGAAAGTTTCCAAAACACTCCTGACATAGGGTTGTCAGTTGGGCCTGCTGGAGTGTGCGTGTCGCCCCGATGCGAGGGCGGAATTCCAAACCACCAACATCACTACCACCATGAAAATCAATTCCCTGAACTGGTTCGAAATCTTCACCAACGACCTCGCGAAGGCCACCACCTTCTACAGCACCATCCTCAATACCAAACTGGAATCACCGGACTCCTCGGCTAGCTGCCGCATGGCGATCTTCCCCGGCGATCACGACAAGGGCGTCTGCGGCGCGATCTCCCAGATGGACGGCTGCAACCCCGGTGCCGGCGGCACCATGGTCTACCTGAATGTCGAAGGCGACCTCGATGGCGTCCTTTCCCGCATCCCCGCCGCCGGCGGCAAGGTGCTGAAAGACCGCATGGACATCGCCCCCCACGGCTTCATCGGCGTCTTCCGCGATCCCGAGGGCAATGTCGTCGGCCTGCACAGCTTGGTCTGACCCCCGTTTGTTCCCATTGCCTGCCGTCCCGCGAGGGCGGCAGGCCCCTTTGCATCAACCTCCCAATTTCCCCCGATCATGACAATCTGTCTGACAACCATGGTCTTGCTCTTCCGTAGGAACTCCTGCTTTGCCTTGTCCTATGGAAACCCGCTTTTTCTCCCCCTGCGCCGCCTTTTTCGTAATCGCCTCCGCCGCCAGCGCGCAATCGGGCGAGTGGAAGAGCCTCTTCAACGGCAAGGACCTGACAGGCTGGACCGTGACGGTGGACAAGCTGCCGGTGGGACAGGATCCCGACCACATCGTGCAGGTCCGCGACGGCGCGATCCACATGTATGCCGACACCGATCCGGCGACGAAGGTGCCCTTCGGCGTGATCACGAGTGACGCCTCCTACTCGCGCTTTCACCTGGCGCTGGAGTATCGATGGATGGAAAAGAAGTTCGCCCCCCGCAAGGACTCGATCCGCGACGCGGGCCTGCTCTATCACGCGTCGAATACGGCAAAGATCTGGCCGCCCTCCGTGGAGTATCAAATTCAGGAGGGAGACAGCGGCGACATCATCTTCATTCAGGAGAGCGGCTACAGTTGGGCCCATCCGAATCCCGATCAGGCTCCGGAAGGGCAGGGCGATGCCTCTCTCTTGCCGGAAAATGGCGGCTTCATTCGCAAGGCGAAGAACCAGACCTACTTCGGTCGCTTTCCCGAATACGATCACCCGGGCTGGAACCGCGCCGAGGTCATCGTGCAGGCCGACGAATCCGCCGAGCACATCCTCAACGGTCATACCCGCTCGCGCCTCGAGGGCATGCAGAATCTAA harbors:
- a CDS encoding VOC family protein, with the translated sequence MKINSLNWFEIFTNDLAKATTFYSTILNTKLESPDSSASCRMAIFPGDHDKGVCGAISQMDGCNPGAGGTMVYLNVEGDLDGVLSRIPAAGGKVLKDRMDIAPHGFIGVFRDPEGNVVGLHSLV